The region TCCTGGATGTTGGTCATTCCGATGACGTCGACGCCCCAGCTTCGAAAAAGGGCGGATTCTGCCCGGGTCGAGAACGCCGGCCCTTCCATGCACAGGTAGGTGCCCCCCACGTGCAGGACGTCCGCCAGCTTCCCGGCCGCTTTCTGGACCGCCGTCGCGAGGCGGCCACAGGTGGGATCGGCCAGAGAGACGTGGGCCACGATGCCGTCCCCGAAGAAGGTGGACGGACGCCCGTGGGTGCGGTCGATGAACTGGTCGACCAGCACCATGTGGCGGGGAGGCATCGACTCCCGCATCGAGCCGACGGCGGAGATCGAGAGGACCTGCCGGACACCGAGGGATTTGAGGGCCCAGATATTGGCCTGGAATGGGATTTCGCCGGGGAGCAAGTGATGCCCCTGGCCGTGGCGGGCCAGGAATGCCATCCGACGGCCCTCCAACGTTCCCAGATGGATCCGGTCCGATGGGGCCCCATAGGGGGTCTCGACCTCGACTTCTTCGATCTCGGTCAGCCCTGCGATCTGGTAGAGACCGCTGCCGCCCAGGACT is a window of Acidobacteriota bacterium DNA encoding:
- the mtnP gene encoding S-methyl-5'-thioadenosine phosphorylase, which translates into the protein MTPIDLAVLGGSGLYQIAGLTEIEEVEVETPYGAPSDRIHLGTLEGRRMAFLARHGQGHHLLPGEIPFQANIWALKSLGVRQVLSISAVGSMRESMPPRHMVLVDQFIDRTHGRPSTFFGDGIVAHVSLADPTCGRLATAVQKAAGKLADVLHVGGTYLCMEGPAFSTRAESALFRSWGVDVIGMTNIQEARLCREAEICFATLALVTDFDCWHEEEDDVSVEGLLETLRANGEAAEALLIDTLPKLAGEWSCACATALDGAILTPHHTLSPETRERLAPILARVLEDKS